One Rhododendron vialii isolate Sample 1 chromosome 2a, ASM3025357v1 genomic region harbors:
- the LOC131317361 gene encoding uncharacterized protein LOC131317361 yields MDKSWIHIRNRLDPTYIQGLEKFIEFAYDKKHPDSKIYCPCKKCVNLIFGTRSGVKEHLIINGFNTNYTRWTIQGKSLASYSRNESDANQSSYFQDDMIGMVHDAFGVLRQDGGIRDNEGLESMGLGPDKETKKFFKLLEDAQRELYPNCKTFTALSFTTHLLHIKVLGVWIDTSYDMLVELLRKAFPVRETLPRSFAEAKKFNEALGFSYEKIDACPKDCMLFWKDRKGLRNYKKCGTSRYKESNVFSNDGTAKLTQIPAKQPLIEELKELWIEGVLTFDASTEQMFRMQATTLMGTINDFLALAILSGWSTKGALACPSCNVETQSLWLKNFRKYCYMGHKHFLDQGHNFRKDAISFDGTIETRPRPLHLSGRVKKGG; encoded by the exons ATGGATAAGAGCTGGATTCATATAAGGAATAGGCTAGACCCTACCTATATACAAGGGTTGGAAAAGTTTATAGAATTTGCTTATGATAAAAAGCATCCAGATTCAAAGATATATTGTCCTTGCAAGAAATGTGTGAACCTTATATTTGGGACAAGAAGTGGCGTGAAAGAACATCTAATTATAAATGGATTCAATACTAACTATACGAGATGGACAATTCAGGGAAAGTCTTTAGCTTCATATAGTAGAAATGAATCGGATGCAAATcaaagctcttattttcaaGATGATATGATTGGTATGGTGCATGATGCATTTGGAGTTCTAAGGCAAGATGGTGGGATTAGAGACAATGAAGGACTTGAAAGTATGGGGTTAGGGCCCGATAAGGAGACTAAGAAATTTTTTAAGCTGCTTGAAGATGCACAACGTGAGTTGTACCCCAATTGTAAGACATTTACAGCTCTCTCTTTTACAACTCATTTGTTGCACATAAAAGTGCTTGGTGTTTGGATTGATACCTCATATGATATGCTAGTTGAGTTATTGAGAAAAGCGTTTCCAGTTCGTGAAACCTTGCCCAGGTCATTTGCTGAAGCAAAGAAGTTTAATGAGGCTTTAGGCTTTAGTTACGAAAAAATTGATGCATGTCCCAAGGATTGTATGTTGTTTTGGAAAGATAGAAAGGGGCTGCGCAACTACAAAAAATGTGGAACATCACGATATAAAGAATCTAATGTCTTTTCAAATGATGGAACAGCCAAACTGACACAAATTCCTGCGAAACAA CCTTTGATTGAGGAGTTAAAAGAGTTGTGGATTGAAGGTGTGCTTACTTTTGATGCATCAACCGAACAAATGTTTCGTATGCAAGCGACAACATTGATGGGAACTATAAATGATTTTCTAGCGTTAGCGATTCTATCTGGTTGGAGCACAAAAGGAGCACTAGCTTGTCCTTCTTGCAATGTGGAAACCCAATCTCTATGGTTGAAGAACTTTAGGAAGTATTGCTATATGGGCCATAAACACTTCTTGGATCAAGGACATAACTTTCGAAAAGATGCCATATCTTTTGATGGAACTATTGAAACTAGACCAAGGCCACTTCACTTGTCAG GAAGGGTGAAGAAAGGGGGATAA